GCAATTAAATATCTTAAATCAAGGATCGGCAGTTCCATAGAGATATACAGCAAATATGCTATAAGGGATGTAACATATGAGCAAGTATGATGATTTTATTTTAACATCAATGTCGGTTATTTTAAAAGAGACTATTATTGCCAGTTCAGGTATAGGCGCAGGTGTGGAAACATACCCGCTATGCGACTATATAATGCAGTCTACTTTTCTAAAAATGACAGGTTATCAAGAACAAAAAATGAAATGCATAATATGGGAAATCGCAACCAACGACTTTGAATTTAGAAGAGATTTCTTAAGTAATAAATTTCAACTAGGAGAGTGCTCAACATATAAGGCAAAGAATGATATATACAAATCACTATGTAAGCAAATAAAAGATTTAAATCTTTTTGATAATGCAGATATTAAAAAAAGAGTAAAAGAGGGTTCGTTTCAATTTGTAAAGAGCGTTTTTGAAAATACAAATTTAGCAATATGGGACCAATGCTCTTTTGAAAATTTTTCTAAAAGTAATATTATAAAAGAAAATCAATATTTAAAAAATAAAAATAATTTAGTGGAAAATACAATTCAAGATAAATACGAGTTGTTATACAGTCAAAGAAACAGAATCGCACACAATACACTATCTTACCAGCAAAATTTACCAGATTTGACTGTGCTGAAGAATCAAGATGAGCATGCAAGAAATTATTTTTTATGGTTTTCTATTTTATTATTGATCGATAATATTTTTATTGAATTATATAAAATTTATCAAAAGGAATTAGAAGAAAGAATTTGGTAAAAATGATATAAATTTGAGCCAATATAAAGAAAATAATCATTAATATTTTATCTACTCCCTTGACCCTTGACCTACATCTATAAAAACATTTTTAAATCATACTATAATTATCCGAAATAAATAAAAAGGATAAAAATGGCAAAAATTTATAATTTCACCAATGATATCTTGATGGAGCATGCTAGCATAGTTAGTCAAAGATTATTTATAAATAAAATTTTACACACAGATATCTACGCTCTTGATGAAGGTGAGGAGATCGATAAAGAAAAGCTTTTTTCAGACTGCCTTGCATGGGTAGTGCACGGTGAAATTTTGCTTACCTATGACACTCGGGAAGTTATGCTAAAAACGGGCGAGAGCTGTCTTATAGAAAATGGTGTTTGGCGTAAATTTGTTGCAAAAAAGCAGAGTAAATTGATTTTGATAACTTTTAAGGAGAATGTAATGATAGAGCATTTAGATAAGGCGGCTGTATTTAGCCTAGTCCAAGCGGTAGGATATCAAGATGGCAAGGTGGTAAGTAAAACTCTTGTTAAAAACGATAAAGCAACTGTGACTTTGATGAGTTTTGGTGCAAATACACAACTTTCTACGCATGCAGCACCAGGAGACGCACTTTTGGTTGCGCTTGACGGAGAGCTTGATCTTACCATAGGTGATGAGAAATTTAACATAAAAGAGGGCGATAGTATCGTGATGCCCGGTAAAGTTCCACATGGACTAAAGGTGATGGATAAATTTAAGATGCTTTTGATCGTTACAA
This is a stretch of genomic DNA from Campylobacter sp. RM6914. It encodes these proteins:
- a CDS encoding cupin domain-containing protein encodes the protein MAKIYNFTNDILMEHASIVSQRLFINKILHTDIYALDEGEEIDKEKLFSDCLAWVVHGEILLTYDTREVMLKTGESCLIENGVWRKFVAKKQSKLILITFKENVMIEHLDKAAVFSLVQAVGYQDGKVVSKTLVKNDKATVTLMSFGANTQLSTHAAPGDALLVALDGELDLTIGDEKFNIKEGDSIVMPGKVPHGLKVMDKFKMLLIVTRD